In Clupea harengus chromosome 1, Ch_v2.0.2, whole genome shotgun sequence, one DNA window encodes the following:
- the si:ch211-76l23.4 gene encoding uncharacterized protein si:ch211-76l23.4: MQRRKQCLPRSVYMLCVLCLGNLGNLTGHGCGKMMDTFSWPITALTGENKEVEKERGEKRERGELYLRCSQESALHSRQFIKFLDTSEEVKEFAIMSLRVSVLLLAVAMVTVMGQRRRPSKPVTTSNDEWNYRDGSEKVNMRGVSNLTEILDNWRFDILKEMKNLMQNDHQSLLPDYARIQPLSEALDDLYKEFNALKAHLGDLTEKFGPIETFIDELKAERASGGVARASTPQADPSAPNLAPAAPTRRRILKKKTTTTS; this comes from the exons ATGCAAAGAAGAAAGCAGTGTCTCCCTCGCAGTGTTTATATGCTATGTGTGCTATGCCTTGGTAACCTTGGCAACCTGACCGGACACGGATGTGGAAAAATGATGGACACGTTCTCGTGGCCAATAACTGCTCTCA CTGGAGAAAACaaggaggtggagaaagagagaggggaaaagagagagagaggagagctgtaTCTTAGATGTTCTCAGGAGAGTGCTCTGCACAGTAGACAGTTCATCAAATTCTTGGATACTTCAGAGGAG GTAAAGGAATTTGCCATCATGAGCCTCAGGGTGAGTGTGTTGCTATTGGCTGTGGCCATGGTGACAGTGATGGGCCAGAGAAGACGCCCCAGTAAGCCCGTAACAACGAGCAACGATGAATGGAACTACCGTGATGGCT CAGAGAAGGTGAATATGCGTGGTGTGTCCAACCTCACTGAGATTTTAGACAACTGGAGATTTGACATCCTGAAGGAGATGAAGAATCTTATGCAGAATGACCACCAGTCCCTGCTGCCTGACTATGCCAG AATTCAACCACTGTCTGAGGCTTTGGATGACCTGTACAAAGAGTTCAACGCCTTAAAGGCACATCTCGGCGATCTGACTGAGAAGTTTGGACCCATCGAGACATTCATCGACGAGCTGAAGGCAGAGAGGGCATCGGGTGGCGTGGCGCGGGCCAGCACCCCTCAGGCTGACCCATCTGCACCCAACCTGGCTCCCGCTGCGCCCACTCGGAGAAGGATCCTCAAGAAGAAGACAACAACAACCTCCTGA